gaacagggcagaggtgggtggggcttCTGCCCTGTGAAATTAGCTGAGTGTATTAATCATAAGGCAGAGGGTTGCATCTGACCGTGGGTTTTAGTAATCGGAACCATCTGCCTCTATACTAAGAGTTCACCCTCTAATCCAGCTTACGACTAGCAAAAGCACTCTCCTCTACCGATGTGCCCTTGGACAGAGGAGGCTGCGCAAATCCTCCGCTCCCAAATGCCTGGCTGTGGTTGAAAATATCTGAAGGTTTTGCTTTGGTTTCGTTGGGTTCTTTTGGGCGATCTTTGACTGGGTTTTGGTTCTCCAAGGCTGAGACAATGGCTTTCTTTGTGAAAAATATGATAAGTAACCAGGTAAAGAATTTAGGATTTGGAGGTGggtctgaagaaaagaaagaagaaggaggcaCCTCGGACCCCGCGGCGGCTAAAGGGATGACTAGAGAGGAATACGAGGAATACCAGAAGCAGATGATTGAAGAGAAGTGAGTACCCAGCCTTCGCTGCCCCGCAGAGCAAAGGGGGTGCATCCCAGCCCACGCCTCTAGTGCCCAGGCTGATGGCTCTTGGCCTCTGAGGATGCCCTTCCTTTGACTCTGCCTCTAACCCCATGAACGTTGGTCCTGCTGAAGCAGAACCCTGCAGCATCCCGGCCTCTGGATGCTACTGATACAGATGGAGATGAACGACACTGGGTGCCTCTGTCCACCACGCTTAGCACAGCTTAACAACAACTAGTACAGGATGATTGGCCTTGATGTAAtcggccaaaaaaaaaaaacaaaaaaaaaaataacaaaaacaaaaacaaagaaactgctGAGGTGGTGTTTTCAGTCTTTCTGATTAAAGGGCATCGGGTGCCATAGGTGTGGTATTTGGGGGTATCACCAAGTTGTGCACTTTAAGGCTTGGGAAGTCAATTGCGtgcagttttctttccttctaaagaAAATCAGaggacatataaataaatatgtaaccCCAGCTAATAATAGGCAGGCTGAAGTGTACCGGAGAGTAGTAGTGAGTTTTGCAGCTTTAAATATACCAACAGGTAAGATGAATAAATGAGCAGAGGATAGGTGTGTATTAAAACATGAGATGTGAACTGGAGAAGCCTAAGTAATTGAAATGGGGCTCTCAGTCTAAAATTCTTTCAACGTTCCTGTATGTTTGAAAGCTTTCTTAATAAGATATCGAGCAGAAAGGATTGCTTCCTACTCATACCACAAGGCACTGGATAAAATcacctttcctgtttctttctctaaaaaTGTGAAGGTTGAATACAGTGTCGTCTCAGGCCTATTCCAGAATGTTCTGGAGGTAGAACTGAGTCAAGAACACTTGAGCCCAAGGCACCTGGTGATCAGCCATTTAATCTGTTTGTTTCATGTGTATCCCAACTTCAAAGTCAGCTTTTCTTATAATGGTTAGCACTACTTCCCAGCTTGaagtaaaaaagcaaacaaacaaacaaaaccagtagtCAAATGTCacctaaaaaaatgaaaacaggattTATGTTCATGCAATACCCCATAGAATCCACGCAAAACTTACCAGGACTCCCTTGGGTGTACGAGAGACCCACGTGTCTACTGAGTGACCATGAACACTCTTTTGAACCCTTGGCATTGTTCTGTCCCCACAAGGCCGCATTCCTGTCTTCTTAGCAGCCAGCTCTTGCTCATAGAGAGCCTTCTATGACCTGGACCACAGTCCCAGTAGACTGTGCCAGCCAATAGCTTTCAGGTTCACTTGTTATATTTCAAGCCATGCTTCAAGGTTCACTTTCTCAGTCTCAGTCCCAGCTTCCCAAAGAAACTTCGTTTATCTAATCGGTCCATCCCGATACAGCCATTTGACAGTGCCTTTGGATAAATTCAGCATTGATCATGCACTTCGGTGGGCAACCAGGGAAGGAGGCAATTCCTGTGAGCTTTGCACACAGTCCCCAAAACTTTACGCTTCTGCTTAGATAATCATGACCCAGGGAGTCTGTTTCAAGTTGAGCTAACCATGGATCCAATTAGGTCAatagctctcaaccttcctaatgctgtgaccctttagtacagttcctcatgtggtaatgacccccaaccataaattgttttcgttgctacttcctaGCTGTAATTTTCCTAGTTATGAATTGTATGTAAGTATGTACAATATCTGATACGTGACTCTCAAAGGGTCCAGACTTACACGCTGAGAACCACCAAAGTAGGTCATCCCCAGAGCTGGGCCCCCAGTCTGGCCGGCATGatgaaaacagacacagactcaTTCGTAGACAAGGGGACACTGTCTAAACATTGTCCCTGGGGCCTGGCGCAGTGACAGTGAACGGAAGTAACTTAGTATCCTATCTCCAAACCCCACAGGCAAAGAATATCTGTATCCTAGAATGGGGCAGCTTGCCTTTTGCTTCCTTAAGAGTTCAGGGAGGGGCTTATTGGAAATGTAGCCTCCCGTTTAAAAGGTTCTGAGGCAGTCGAAGAGGAGCAGAAGTGAAATCAGCCTTCCCCACTGGTTGGTGATGGTGAGACTCAGGGTCCTGGACCTCAGGGTCCTGGACCACACGGTCCGCCTACATCCTCTTTCTGATGCCCTCACAAAGCCCTTCCGAGACCCGACTATCTGAGGACTTAGACCTCCAGAGGGCTGAAGGGCCATAATGATAGTAAAAGGGAAGCCAATACTGGGGACTTGGAGGGGAAAGTCTACATTTCCCCAAATGTCAATAGCCAGTGGCAATCAAGTGTATCTGAGGGTCCTACTTCCTGAGCACCCTGGAATGTGTGGGGCCCTCTATCCCTAAGACCCTGTTTCctgttctttgcctttttttaGGATGGAGAGAGATGCTGCATTTACTCAGAAAAAGGCTGAGAGGGCATGCCTACGAGTCCACCTCAGAGACAAATACAGGCTTCCGAAGGTAAGACAGTGTCTCAtatcttaataataaaaaatgggtAATGTTTGATTGTCAGCAAGATACATTGATAAATAACTGTATGTCCTAATTTACATACATGCTATTGTTTAAAGCATTGAACTTCATGCAATTCATGTTGCTATTTACATGTAATAAAAAGCATAGGAGTTCACTTCATGCATTTCATGTAACTACTAACATGTAATAAAAAGCATAGGAGTTCATGTAAACAGTTTAATGTTTGTGGAACTGATTCACAAAACCAGATACTAAtaaatgaggtgtgtgtgtgtgtgtgtatgtctgtgagtgtgggtgtgtatatgtgtgtatgtgtgtgtatatgtgtgtgggtatgtgtttgtgcatatgtgtgtatgtgtgtgcatatgcgtgtgtatgtgtgtgtatatgtgtgtgggtatgtgtttgtgcatatgtatgtatgtgtgtgtgcatatgtgtgtgtatgtctgtgagtgtgggtgtgtatatatgtgtgtgtatgtatgtctgtgagtgtgggtatgtatatatgtgtatgtgtatgtgtgtatgtgtgtgtgcatatgtctacatatgtgtatgtgcatgtctgtgagcgTGGGTGTGTGCATGACTCATGCGAggacatttgtgtgtatgaatatgggcATGCATATGTGATGGCTCAAATGTAGCCTGAAGACTACCTTGTAGTTGGTCCTTATTTTCTACAGGGTCACTTTGTTGTTACCGAACCTTGTACCTCCCTGCCCCATGAGTACACTGTTATGACTGACgtttcttaagttctttctaGGCGTCAGGCATTGTGTTCCACATGGATGACTCACTTAGGGCCCATTTTTACCTCCATCTCATAGCTGAAAATGCAGGCACAACACAGAGCCTTCCTGACCTAAGCCAGGGCTTACACCCTTCAATTACTGCCTCtacctggtctctctctctctctctctctctctctctctctctctctctctctctctctctctctctctctctctctctggaagatGACAGAGTGCTGGTGGCTCTCACCGGCATCTTCTTCTCCATCTCAGACCTGCTAGTGGGAAGAGGATGTGTTAACATGCTGTGTCCCACGGCTCGGAGATGCTATTCCAGGGCTTGTCTCCAAGGGGCAGAAGGCATGCAACTTGGCTATTCTCACTCATTTCTAGTGTTCCCATCCTCCTCGCTTCCTGAGGAACTACCCAGGTCCATTAACTATCCTGCCTTTACCCCCCACTAAAATGGGTCTTCAAGTTTGCATTCTGAAAATGCATTCTCTCTGCAGAGCCTCGTAGGCCCAGTACAACCAATGTAAAAGTCCTCCCAAATGCAACCTCCCCCCCAAATGAGCCACATCCACGTCTTCATGGGTTAGAAAGGACAACGAAAGTCTTTTCCTCAGTAAGTCTCCTGTAGATCCCTGGAAAAACTAACTCCAGGATCTACAAGTGCTAATCAAAGTGAAGTGTCCTGTCTAGGCAAGGTCAAAACTGCTAATGCCAGCAGCTTAGCGTCCATCCTGTGGCAGCTCCCCAAGATTCCCACAGAACAAAACTGTGCCCTCGGCAAGAGATAACGCCCCATACATCCAGTGAGTCAGGAAGAAtgatccccaccccaacccctgcaccCCATTCAGCTTTACTTTTCTCCACTATGCTTGCACTTTTAaaaggagggaactggaaaaccCCTTTCCTTCTATCCTCAAACCCCGCCCCTTCCATGCTCATCATCCACTGaatttcctgagattctctgAGTTGAATGTGACCCTCCCTATGCAGTCAGCCTGTATGTGAAATACAATGCTGAGTAGAAGTCCTGAGCAATCCTTCCCTGGGTGGATTAAAGCAGCACAAATATTGCTTAGGATGGAGCACAATTCAAacaccatgggggtggggggagacagacagacagacaggcacagatgtatgcatatacacacaccacaccacacacacacgcacacatagacatcacacacataaacacacacacagacacacatacagacacacacacagacatgcatacagacacacagacacacgcatacataGAGATACACATACCAtgccacacactcacacaccacatatacagacatacaaaaacacagggacacacatcccacaccacacacataccacacacacagcacacatacacactcatcatCTGTGCATGCGTCTTTCACAGTTGGGGTTTTGGAGGCTTCGTGTCAGACAACATTCTGTCATCATTTAGTGAGGCTCTAGGGAAAGGGAGGTCTCAAGTCTGGCTCTGCCAGGAACATGGTGCAACTCCTGAGACCCTCCGTTTCCCCATATACAAAAGGAGGACAACGATGCCTAATTTCACCTGATAGAGCTTTGTTAGAGATAGAGCAGAAGAGCTAGTACAGCACCTGGAAGTGGCAGGGTCCCACTGGGTGTATGGGTGTAGGCGTGGTGATCAGCTACCATAAATCTGTCTTGTTTCCTGATAGAAACAATCAGGGGTCTAAGAGACTCAAGTAAGCACACCCATGTCCGTCTTCACTGCAATAACTCAGCTCCTAAACTGGAGCACTCAGCCTTTGCTGTCCCCTTCTCTAATGGTGAGCTTACTATTCCTGCTCATTTACAGACTCAGGGCTGGGGCACCGGGGGCTTAGCAGCATAGTCTGGACTCTCAACTCTAGATTCTCCTCAAAGAATCAGTAAGCCTAGTTTCTATACCAAGCTGTCCTTTGGAACCAGAGCTTTCCATTGGAAACAATACAAAGGAATGGGTTATCCTCATGAAATGTTCAACTGCTGTGCACACTCTTCGGAAGATAGTGGTCACCCTATCCACATAGGCAGCCATTTGCCTAAGTCAGCTggcagaggaggatgaagaattGGGAAATCCACAGCAGAGTCCAGTTTTTATTGCGTGGCTTACCCTTGCTCACAAGCCCTCTCTGCTAAAGCTGCCTCCATTACACAAGGCTTGGAAACAATTGTTTTatcttccagtgtgtgtgtgtgtgtgtgtgtgtgtgtgtgtgtgtgtgtacacgtgcctgtgtgtcatgtgtcgtgtgtgtgtgtgtgtgtgcatatgtgtgtacctgtgtcccatgagtttgtgtggaggtcagaagctaGCAAGCTTGTTGGTTATCATTTCTGCTTGTTTGAGATGGTGTCTTGTTTGTCTCTGCATATCCCAGAGCTCGAGAGCTTGTAGAAACTgtcctgcctccgcctctcttCTCACCACAGGAATACTGGCTACAAGGCACACACTACTGCATCAAACTTtacatgggccctggggatccgaactcaggtcctcctgcttgtgtAGCGAGTGCTTTATtcactgaaccatttccccagcccatCATCTCCTTGTTTTCATGAATCCTGCAGAGGAAGTCTTGGAGGCCATCTAACCCCATGCTGTCACCTCACTGTACCCCCAAGGAAAACCTCAGCTCAGGAGAGTTAAGGAAGTTCAGGAAAACCAGGACTGACTATGCCTGGTGAGCCACAAGACAGGTTACAGCTCAGGCTTCCTGGCCATGAGcaagaataaaacacaaaaggatTTGAACACAGTCGCCTGTACCGATGGTATTGGTGTCTGCTCTTTCAGCTCCCAAACAATTGAGTACAAAGTCTGAATTCTCTCTGGCTTAAAACCACATGGAAACATGGATAATCCACACTGCCCTACGACTGACTCTGTTAGGGACAGGACAGAGCCCCACTCCCACAAACACCAGAGCGTCCTCTGCCTTCTTGACCTCTGACTGTTTGCAGGGACCTCCCAGGTTGCCCATGCTCCAAGTACCCACATGAGAATTTCGCTCGAGAGCACTGTACGGCCACAGTTCTTTGGCCAGTTGCCTTTCGGCTGGGAGCCTCCCTGTGGTGTTTCTCAATTACAGTCGCAGTTTGTAAGATTGACTCTATATGGCGTTTCAAGAATTCCCCAGTGatatgagaaacacctaaaaccCTGCTGCTTATGACAGGTTTGCCTACTTTCTGTAAAGTCTATGGGATTGGAATCCAGCCCGGCTCTCTATGAAAACAGTACTTAATAgaaactgtgaaaaaaaaaaaaaaaagaaatcaaatcacGTTTCATTTAATCTGTGTAGCGCCAGATGCAGCTTACTTCCCCAGCCTCCATGTGTGGCGCCTCGTGTTTGCCGTAGAGCGGCACCCTTGGgcacttcctctgccttctgagttacACGTCCATCTGTCCTCCTCACCAATGAGGTTCAGGGAGCAGTGGTCACAAGAACCCACAAGAGTCAGAAGCAGCTCTGGAGGTCAGCACCACACCAGGACAGAGGCTCCAAGCTCCGGAGGAGAGCAGCTCTGGGCGGAGCCACCTGCAGACTTGTCCATGGAGCACACCCCAGAGGCTGCCTGCCCGGGTGAGCCCCAGTGCCAGGTGCCCCCTGGTGGTAGTCACCTGAAGGACTATCCCTGTCCCGGGCTGAAAAGCATTAGGACTCTGTAAAACTCATGTCCGGATGACAGTCTACTCTTTAAACACCCATCGTTTCGCTGTTGAAGGTGAAGGTGTGTTTCTTAAATCTTCCTGTGGAACGGCAAGAGAGAGCCTGTTTTTAAACAGCTAGGACGGTATAGTTCTGTAATGACAGTAATTGGGGGTGAGCTGACAGAACTGGAATATCAAACTACAAGAAAAGACGGGGAAGACGGGTGCTCTGAAGGCCATGCTTTTGTCCCAGTGTTGCCGCCAGCCAACCTGTGTCCACTCTGCTGGGTTTGCCACATTATAGGCAAATCTTATGTTTTCCTTGGACTGTGCCACAGAGCCCTTCCTTCCCACTGGAACCTTTGGAGTGTTCTCAGAATACCACAGTCAGAATCTGAGTGGGCTACTTGTAGTAGCCAGAGACCCTGGACTGGGAAGAGAGGTCACTTTCCTGCCCCTTGCCCTACAGTCACTGGCTCTGTGACAGAGAACCTAGTCACAGCATGCTTCCCACACAAGGTCAACTGAGAGGCATGCCCCTATAATCACTAAATTCTCTTCCTAAAATAGATCTAGGTTCCAGGATGGCCACCATGCTTCAGCCTCCTGGTAACAGCCTGAGgacttttactttttactttttgaatCTAGGGAAGGACACACTACAGGTACGCACTGCATATGTAATTATGAGAAGCACGTGAATCGAGAGGTTTATGAAAGATGGCAAAGCTTACTGGGCCAACGGACTCTTCATTCAGGACCTTACTATGCCCCAGTCTCCTCACACCCTCTCTAAACTGTCAGCCCCTCCACCATGCTAGACATTAGAACGGAACAGTGGGCTGACAGAGAAAATGGCCCTGGGCAGAGAATGAGGTGCACCTAACAGCCACTCCCTGCACACAGCATCTGTAGCATAAGCAGCCCTGTGTTATCTGATGACGTATGCGGAAGGTGAGCAGTCAGAGTAGAGAGTGAGCAGTCTATAGGGAACAGGACAAGTTCAACACACCCTTTTCCTAAGAAGGGTGCTAGGCCCTTCATTCACAATACCCTCCCGTCACCACCACTGCAGTTACATAACCCCAGGAGTCAATTTAGAGCCTTTCCCTTGACCAAAGCCAAACAAGGAGCAGAtctgagaaaaatgccttccCAGGAGCTGTCAGGTTTAATGAGGACAGCTGTGTCACACTTTGGAATCAGAACTGTACTTTCTAAAGAAGTTTACTTGGCTGGTGTTTCCTAGGCAAGAGAATTTCACTCTCTTATTACTGGCTGGAAAAACAAAAGTGATTCTTAACAATGCAGAACGCAGGCTTTGGGATGGCCATTGTTAATTGCAGTAGTTAGATAAGTCGTCAAATGAATGCAGTAACCATGCTGTCGGCACTCCAAGGGATGGATGTATATGGGATATATACATCTATGGGgtggatatacacacacacacacatctatggggtagatatgtatatatacatctctgggatggatatatatatgggatggatatgtatatatatacacatctatagggtgaatatatatatacatacacacacatctatgggatggatatgtatatacatctgcagggtggatgtgtgtatatacatctatggggtggatatatatatatacacatctatggggtggatatatatatgggatggatatatatatatatacacatctatgGGGTGGATATATGTGGAATGGATATATATGggataaatatgtatatatatgcacatctaTGGGGTGgatgtgtatatacacatctaTGGGTAGATATGTGCATATACTGCATATACATCACACACCCAGCCTGTGTTGGGTTCCTCTGGTTTTCAGTTGCAGCATTGGAGTGTTTAAGATGCTTAGCATCATCCATGCTCATGTGAGGTGGGATCGGCTCTGTCAGTTAGCTGTTCCCTTGCTCTGCGCCTTCAGTTTTCCCTCCTGACAGCTCCCATAGAGGAAACTGCCTCCATCCCAACCGAGGCAAGCAAGCGGTCCTTTTCACCTGAACAAACCTTGACTGGCCTGGTTCCTGCCTCAGTTCCATCTTCCTTTGGCActgtggttctcagtcttcctaatgctgccaccctttaatacagttcctcatgttgtggtgacccccagccataacactgctacttcataactaatcttgctgctgttatgaactgtaatgtaaatatctgacatgcagggtGTGTGATATGAGACCCTGATGGAGGCTGACACCCACAGGTTGCGAACCACTGTTTTAGAATCCCAATGGTCTATCCACACACTTCCTTCCTGTCTGAGCCCCCGTTCCCTTAGCACGGGTGGTCACTTCTGCCACGCAGTTTCTTCTCCTCTGGTTTACCGCCAactctatttgtttttctttaggttaCATTTCCCCATCTATCCCCATTTTCTAGAATGTCCCAGCATGCTCCCTTAGCCATCTCCCTGGAGACTCAAGTCTGACTCAAGTCCGTCCATTCCTGCTGGGTGGCTACCTCTGGCTGTTGTTTTCCGTTGCCATCTACATGTTGGTGACTCTCAGCTCCAGCTTACATCTCTGCTTAAATGTCACTACCGGGTCACCTCCCTGGGAGAGCAAGCTAACCGTCAAACGCCTTACTCATTACCCCACAAACTTGCTCCTACCCAAGATGCACTGGTGGCTGTCGTGGTCACCCATGGCCAGGTTGGCACATGGAAAACACACTTGCTGCTTGTTCTAGCCACAATCACCCAGTCACCTCTATTCACCCTGTGGATGCTCTCAGCATGTCCCCCATGCAAGCTGCAGCATTTCCATCTCTGTTAGGACAGCAGCTCTGAGCCTTGTGACTCAGAGTATGAGTTTACAAAATGTAGCTCTGTTCTTGTTCTTTCCCTGCCTGTTTGGGTCTTCCCCAAAGGCTAACTATGACTTTTACAAGAAATCCCAGCTATGACTGTGCCCTGCATGCCCCCCCCCACCATGGCTTTGTGGCTTCTGACTTCCTGGCTTCACTGCATGCTGCTCCATGATCCTTAGACCTGCATCCCACACTGTCCCTGCA
The window above is part of the Rattus rattus isolate New Zealand chromosome 15, Rrattus_CSIRO_v1, whole genome shotgun sequence genome. Proteins encoded here:
- the Cplx4 gene encoding complexin-4, whose amino-acid sequence is MAFFVKNMISNQVKNLGFGGGSEEKKEEGGTSDPAAAKGMTREEYEEYQKQMIEEKMERDAAFTQKKAERACLRVHLRDKYRLPKSEMDETQIQLAGDDVDLPEDLRKMVDEDQDEEEEKDSILGQLQNLQNMDLDTIKEKAQATFTEIKQSAEQKCSVM